In Clupea harengus chromosome 13, Ch_v2.0.2, whole genome shotgun sequence, one DNA window encodes the following:
- the ldb1a gene encoding LIM domain-binding protein 1-A isoform X4, producing the protein MLDRDVGPTPMYPPTYLEPGIGRHTPYGNQTDYRIFELNKRLQNWTEDCDNLWWDAFTTEFFEDDAMLTITFCLEDGPKRYTIGRTLIPRYFRSIFEGGATELFYVLKHPKESFHNNFVSLDCDQCTMVTQNGKPMFTQVYVEGRLYLEFMFDDMMRIKTWHFSIRQHREVVPRSILAMHAQDPQMLEQLSKNITRCGLSNSTLNYLRLCVILEPMQELMSRHKTYSLSPRDCLKTCLFQKWQRMVAPPAEPARQAPNKRRKRKMSGGSTMSTGGGNNNNNNSKKKSPASSFGLSSQVPDVMVVGEPTLMGGEFGDEDERLITRLENTQFDAANGIDDEDSFNNSPALGANSPWNSKAPSSQESKSDNPTSQSSQ; encoded by the exons ATGCTGGACCGAGACGTGGG CCCCACGCCAATGTACCCTCCTACATACTTGGAGCCGGGAATAGG GAGACACACACCGTATGGGAACCAGACAGACTACAGAATATTTGAGCTTAACAAGCGACTACAGAACTGGACGGAG GACTGTGACAACCTATGGTGGGATGCCTTCACCACAGAGTTCTTTGAGGATGATGCCATGCTCACCATTACGTTCTGTCTGGAAGATGGGCCCAAACGATATA CTATTGGTCGGACATTGATTCCCAGATACTTCCGGAGTATCTTTGAAGGGGGAGCCACAGAGCTCTTTTATGTCCTGAAGCATCCCAAGGAGTCCTTTCACAACAACTTCGTGTCTCTGGATTGCGATCAGTGCACCATGGTGACACAAAATGGAAAGCCCATGTTTACGCAG GTTTATGTGGAGGGCCGCCTGTACCTGGAGTTCATGTTTGACGACATGATGAGGATCAAGACGTGGCACTTCAGCATACGGCAGCATCGTGAGGTGGTACCCCGCAGCATCCTGGCCATGCAT GCTCAGGATCCTCAGATGCTGGAGCAGCTGTCAAAAAACATCACACGATGCGGTCTCTCCAACTCCACATTAAACTACCTCCGA CTCTGTGTGATCCTGGAGCCCATGCAAGAGCTCATGTCCAGGCATAAGACTTACAGCCTCAGTCCCCGAGACTGCCTCAAGACCTGCCTGTTCCAGAAGTGGCAGCGGATGGTGGCTCCACCAG ccgAGCCAGCCAGACAAGCGCCCAATAAGCGACGAAAACGCAAGATGTCAGGTGGTAGCACCATGAGCACGGGCGGcggcaacaacaataacaacaacagcaagaaAAAAAGCCCCGCCAGCAGCTTTGGTCTCTCCAGCCAGGTACCT GATGTGATGGTGGTGGGCGAGCCCACGCTGATGGGCGGGGAGTTCGGGGACGAGGACGAGCGTCTGATCACGCGGCTGGAGAACACGCAGTTTGATGCGGCCAATGGCATCGACGACGAGGACAGTTTCAACAACTCCCCCGCCCTGGGCGCCAACAGCCCCTGGAACAGCAAAGCTCCTTCCAGCCAGGAGAGCAAGAGCGACAACCCCACCTCCCAGTCCTCCCAGTAG
- the ldb1a gene encoding LIM domain-binding protein 1-A isoform X1 has translation MSVGGCACPGCSSKNFKLYSPKEPPNGSAFPPFHPGTMLDRDVGPTPMYPPTYLEPGIGRHTPYGNQTDYRIFELNKRLQNWTEDCDNLWWDAFTTEFFEDDAMLTITFCLEDGPKRYTIGRTLIPRYFRSIFEGGATELFYVLKHPKESFHNNFVSLDCDQCTMVTQNGKPMFTQVYVEGRLYLEFMFDDMMRIKTWHFSIRQHREVVPRSILAMHAQDPQMLEQLSKNITRCGLSNSTLNYLRLCVILEPMQELMSRHKTYSLSPRDCLKTCLFQKWQRMVAPPAEPARQAPNKRRKRKMSGGSTMSTGGGNNNNNNSKKKSPASSFGLSSQVPDVMVVGEPTLMGGEFGDEDERLITRLENTQFDAANGIDDEDSFNNSPALGANSPWNSKAPSSQESKSDNPTSQSSQ, from the exons GCTGCTCCTCTAAAAATTTCAAGCTGTACTCCCCAAAGGAGCCCCCGAACGGTAGCGCCTTCCCCCCCTTCCATCCAGGCACAATGCTGGACCGAGACGTGGG CCCCACGCCAATGTACCCTCCTACATACTTGGAGCCGGGAATAGG GAGACACACACCGTATGGGAACCAGACAGACTACAGAATATTTGAGCTTAACAAGCGACTACAGAACTGGACGGAG GACTGTGACAACCTATGGTGGGATGCCTTCACCACAGAGTTCTTTGAGGATGATGCCATGCTCACCATTACGTTCTGTCTGGAAGATGGGCCCAAACGATATA CTATTGGTCGGACATTGATTCCCAGATACTTCCGGAGTATCTTTGAAGGGGGAGCCACAGAGCTCTTTTATGTCCTGAAGCATCCCAAGGAGTCCTTTCACAACAACTTCGTGTCTCTGGATTGCGATCAGTGCACCATGGTGACACAAAATGGAAAGCCCATGTTTACGCAG GTTTATGTGGAGGGCCGCCTGTACCTGGAGTTCATGTTTGACGACATGATGAGGATCAAGACGTGGCACTTCAGCATACGGCAGCATCGTGAGGTGGTACCCCGCAGCATCCTGGCCATGCAT GCTCAGGATCCTCAGATGCTGGAGCAGCTGTCAAAAAACATCACACGATGCGGTCTCTCCAACTCCACATTAAACTACCTCCGA CTCTGTGTGATCCTGGAGCCCATGCAAGAGCTCATGTCCAGGCATAAGACTTACAGCCTCAGTCCCCGAGACTGCCTCAAGACCTGCCTGTTCCAGAAGTGGCAGCGGATGGTGGCTCCACCAG ccgAGCCAGCCAGACAAGCGCCCAATAAGCGACGAAAACGCAAGATGTCAGGTGGTAGCACCATGAGCACGGGCGGcggcaacaacaataacaacaacagcaagaaAAAAAGCCCCGCCAGCAGCTTTGGTCTCTCCAGCCAGGTACCT GATGTGATGGTGGTGGGCGAGCCCACGCTGATGGGCGGGGAGTTCGGGGACGAGGACGAGCGTCTGATCACGCGGCTGGAGAACACGCAGTTTGATGCGGCCAATGGCATCGACGACGAGGACAGTTTCAACAACTCCCCCGCCCTGGGCGCCAACAGCCCCTGGAACAGCAAAGCTCCTTCCAGCCAGGAGAGCAAGAGCGACAACCCCACCTCCCAGTCCTCCCAGTAG
- the ldb1a gene encoding LIM domain-binding protein 1-A isoform X7: MSVGGCACPGCSSKNFKLYSPKEPPNGSAFPPFHPGTMLDRDVGPTPMYPPTYLEPGIGRHTPYGNQTDYRIFELNKRLQNWTEDCDNLWWDAFTTEFFEDDAMLTITFCLEDGPKRYTIGRTLIPRYFRSIFEGGATELFYVLKHPKESFHNNFVSLDCDQCTMVTQNGKPMFTQVYVEGRLYLEFMFDDMMRIKTWHFSIRQHREVVPRSILAMHAQDPQMLEQLSKNITRCGLSNSTLNYLRLCVILEPMQELMSRHKTYSLSPRDCLKTCLFQKWQRMVAPPAEPARQAPNKRRKRKMSGGSTMSTGGGNNNNNNSKKKSPASSFGLSSQDLVGTKTCTGPELEDRS; this comes from the exons GCTGCTCCTCTAAAAATTTCAAGCTGTACTCCCCAAAGGAGCCCCCGAACGGTAGCGCCTTCCCCCCCTTCCATCCAGGCACAATGCTGGACCGAGACGTGGG CCCCACGCCAATGTACCCTCCTACATACTTGGAGCCGGGAATAGG GAGACACACACCGTATGGGAACCAGACAGACTACAGAATATTTGAGCTTAACAAGCGACTACAGAACTGGACGGAG GACTGTGACAACCTATGGTGGGATGCCTTCACCACAGAGTTCTTTGAGGATGATGCCATGCTCACCATTACGTTCTGTCTGGAAGATGGGCCCAAACGATATA CTATTGGTCGGACATTGATTCCCAGATACTTCCGGAGTATCTTTGAAGGGGGAGCCACAGAGCTCTTTTATGTCCTGAAGCATCCCAAGGAGTCCTTTCACAACAACTTCGTGTCTCTGGATTGCGATCAGTGCACCATGGTGACACAAAATGGAAAGCCCATGTTTACGCAG GTTTATGTGGAGGGCCGCCTGTACCTGGAGTTCATGTTTGACGACATGATGAGGATCAAGACGTGGCACTTCAGCATACGGCAGCATCGTGAGGTGGTACCCCGCAGCATCCTGGCCATGCAT GCTCAGGATCCTCAGATGCTGGAGCAGCTGTCAAAAAACATCACACGATGCGGTCTCTCCAACTCCACATTAAACTACCTCCGA CTCTGTGTGATCCTGGAGCCCATGCAAGAGCTCATGTCCAGGCATAAGACTTACAGCCTCAGTCCCCGAGACTGCCTCAAGACCTGCCTGTTCCAGAAGTGGCAGCGGATGGTGGCTCCACCAG ccgAGCCAGCCAGACAAGCGCCCAATAAGCGACGAAAACGCAAGATGTCAGGTGGTAGCACCATGAGCACGGGCGGcggcaacaacaataacaacaacagcaagaaAAAAAGCCCCGCCAGCAGCTTTGGTCTCTCCAGCCAG GACCTGGTTGGAACAAAAACCTGTACAGGGCCGGAGCTTGAGGACCGGAGTTGA
- the ldb1a gene encoding LIM domain-binding protein 1-A isoform X6 yields the protein MSVGGCACPGCSSKNFKLYSPKEPPNGSAFPPFHPGTMLDRDVGPTPMYPPTYLEPGIGRHTPYGNQTDYRIFELNKRLQNWTEDCDNLWWDAFTTEFFEDDAMLTITFCLEDGPKRYTIGRTLIPRYFRSIFEGGATELFYVLKHPKESFHNNFVSLDCDQCTMVTQNGKPMFTQVYVEGRLYLEFMFDDMMRIKTWHFSIRQHREVVPRSILAMHAQDPQMLEQLSKNITRCGLSNSTLNYLRLCVILEPMQELMSRHKTYSLSPRDCLKTCLFQKWQRMVAPPAEPARQAPNKRRKRKMSGGSTMSTGGGNNNNNNSKKKSPASSFGLSSQVPDLVGTKTCTGPELEDRS from the exons GCTGCTCCTCTAAAAATTTCAAGCTGTACTCCCCAAAGGAGCCCCCGAACGGTAGCGCCTTCCCCCCCTTCCATCCAGGCACAATGCTGGACCGAGACGTGGG CCCCACGCCAATGTACCCTCCTACATACTTGGAGCCGGGAATAGG GAGACACACACCGTATGGGAACCAGACAGACTACAGAATATTTGAGCTTAACAAGCGACTACAGAACTGGACGGAG GACTGTGACAACCTATGGTGGGATGCCTTCACCACAGAGTTCTTTGAGGATGATGCCATGCTCACCATTACGTTCTGTCTGGAAGATGGGCCCAAACGATATA CTATTGGTCGGACATTGATTCCCAGATACTTCCGGAGTATCTTTGAAGGGGGAGCCACAGAGCTCTTTTATGTCCTGAAGCATCCCAAGGAGTCCTTTCACAACAACTTCGTGTCTCTGGATTGCGATCAGTGCACCATGGTGACACAAAATGGAAAGCCCATGTTTACGCAG GTTTATGTGGAGGGCCGCCTGTACCTGGAGTTCATGTTTGACGACATGATGAGGATCAAGACGTGGCACTTCAGCATACGGCAGCATCGTGAGGTGGTACCCCGCAGCATCCTGGCCATGCAT GCTCAGGATCCTCAGATGCTGGAGCAGCTGTCAAAAAACATCACACGATGCGGTCTCTCCAACTCCACATTAAACTACCTCCGA CTCTGTGTGATCCTGGAGCCCATGCAAGAGCTCATGTCCAGGCATAAGACTTACAGCCTCAGTCCCCGAGACTGCCTCAAGACCTGCCTGTTCCAGAAGTGGCAGCGGATGGTGGCTCCACCAG ccgAGCCAGCCAGACAAGCGCCCAATAAGCGACGAAAACGCAAGATGTCAGGTGGTAGCACCATGAGCACGGGCGGcggcaacaacaataacaacaacagcaagaaAAAAAGCCCCGCCAGCAGCTTTGGTCTCTCCAGCCAGGTACCT GACCTGGTTGGAACAAAAACCTGTACAGGGCCGGAGCTTGAGGACCGGAGTTGA
- the ldb1a gene encoding LIM domain-binding protein 1-A isoform X2: protein MSVGGCACPGCSSKNFKLYSPKEPPNGSAFPPFHPGTMLDRDVGPTPMYPPTYLEPGIGRHTPYGNQTDYRIFELNKRLQNWTEDCDNLWWDAFTTEFFEDDAMLTITFCLEDGPKRYTIGRTLIPRYFRSIFEGGATELFYVLKHPKESFHNNFVSLDCDQCTMVTQNGKPMFTQVYVEGRLYLEFMFDDMMRIKTWHFSIRQHREVVPRSILAMHAQDPQMLEQLSKNITRCGLSNSTLNYLRLCVILEPMQELMSRHKTYSLSPRDCLKTCLFQKWQRMVAPPAEPARQAPNKRRKRKMSGGSTMSTGGGNNNNNNSKKKSPASSFGLSSQDVMVVGEPTLMGGEFGDEDERLITRLENTQFDAANGIDDEDSFNNSPALGANSPWNSKAPSSQESKSDNPTSQSSQ from the exons GCTGCTCCTCTAAAAATTTCAAGCTGTACTCCCCAAAGGAGCCCCCGAACGGTAGCGCCTTCCCCCCCTTCCATCCAGGCACAATGCTGGACCGAGACGTGGG CCCCACGCCAATGTACCCTCCTACATACTTGGAGCCGGGAATAGG GAGACACACACCGTATGGGAACCAGACAGACTACAGAATATTTGAGCTTAACAAGCGACTACAGAACTGGACGGAG GACTGTGACAACCTATGGTGGGATGCCTTCACCACAGAGTTCTTTGAGGATGATGCCATGCTCACCATTACGTTCTGTCTGGAAGATGGGCCCAAACGATATA CTATTGGTCGGACATTGATTCCCAGATACTTCCGGAGTATCTTTGAAGGGGGAGCCACAGAGCTCTTTTATGTCCTGAAGCATCCCAAGGAGTCCTTTCACAACAACTTCGTGTCTCTGGATTGCGATCAGTGCACCATGGTGACACAAAATGGAAAGCCCATGTTTACGCAG GTTTATGTGGAGGGCCGCCTGTACCTGGAGTTCATGTTTGACGACATGATGAGGATCAAGACGTGGCACTTCAGCATACGGCAGCATCGTGAGGTGGTACCCCGCAGCATCCTGGCCATGCAT GCTCAGGATCCTCAGATGCTGGAGCAGCTGTCAAAAAACATCACACGATGCGGTCTCTCCAACTCCACATTAAACTACCTCCGA CTCTGTGTGATCCTGGAGCCCATGCAAGAGCTCATGTCCAGGCATAAGACTTACAGCCTCAGTCCCCGAGACTGCCTCAAGACCTGCCTGTTCCAGAAGTGGCAGCGGATGGTGGCTCCACCAG ccgAGCCAGCCAGACAAGCGCCCAATAAGCGACGAAAACGCAAGATGTCAGGTGGTAGCACCATGAGCACGGGCGGcggcaacaacaataacaacaacagcaagaaAAAAAGCCCCGCCAGCAGCTTTGGTCTCTCCAGCCAG GATGTGATGGTGGTGGGCGAGCCCACGCTGATGGGCGGGGAGTTCGGGGACGAGGACGAGCGTCTGATCACGCGGCTGGAGAACACGCAGTTTGATGCGGCCAATGGCATCGACGACGAGGACAGTTTCAACAACTCCCCCGCCCTGGGCGCCAACAGCCCCTGGAACAGCAAAGCTCCTTCCAGCCAGGAGAGCAAGAGCGACAACCCCACCTCCCAGTCCTCCCAGTAG
- the ldb1a gene encoding LIM domain-binding protein 1-A isoform X3, giving the protein MSVGGCACPGCSSKNFKLYSPKEPPNGSAFPPFHPGTMLDRDVGRHTPYGNQTDYRIFELNKRLQNWTEDCDNLWWDAFTTEFFEDDAMLTITFCLEDGPKRYTIGRTLIPRYFRSIFEGGATELFYVLKHPKESFHNNFVSLDCDQCTMVTQNGKPMFTQVYVEGRLYLEFMFDDMMRIKTWHFSIRQHREVVPRSILAMHAQDPQMLEQLSKNITRCGLSNSTLNYLRLCVILEPMQELMSRHKTYSLSPRDCLKTCLFQKWQRMVAPPAEPARQAPNKRRKRKMSGGSTMSTGGGNNNNNNSKKKSPASSFGLSSQVPDVMVVGEPTLMGGEFGDEDERLITRLENTQFDAANGIDDEDSFNNSPALGANSPWNSKAPSSQESKSDNPTSQSSQ; this is encoded by the exons GCTGCTCCTCTAAAAATTTCAAGCTGTACTCCCCAAAGGAGCCCCCGAACGGTAGCGCCTTCCCCCCCTTCCATCCAGGCACAATGCTGGACCGAGACGTGGG GAGACACACACCGTATGGGAACCAGACAGACTACAGAATATTTGAGCTTAACAAGCGACTACAGAACTGGACGGAG GACTGTGACAACCTATGGTGGGATGCCTTCACCACAGAGTTCTTTGAGGATGATGCCATGCTCACCATTACGTTCTGTCTGGAAGATGGGCCCAAACGATATA CTATTGGTCGGACATTGATTCCCAGATACTTCCGGAGTATCTTTGAAGGGGGAGCCACAGAGCTCTTTTATGTCCTGAAGCATCCCAAGGAGTCCTTTCACAACAACTTCGTGTCTCTGGATTGCGATCAGTGCACCATGGTGACACAAAATGGAAAGCCCATGTTTACGCAG GTTTATGTGGAGGGCCGCCTGTACCTGGAGTTCATGTTTGACGACATGATGAGGATCAAGACGTGGCACTTCAGCATACGGCAGCATCGTGAGGTGGTACCCCGCAGCATCCTGGCCATGCAT GCTCAGGATCCTCAGATGCTGGAGCAGCTGTCAAAAAACATCACACGATGCGGTCTCTCCAACTCCACATTAAACTACCTCCGA CTCTGTGTGATCCTGGAGCCCATGCAAGAGCTCATGTCCAGGCATAAGACTTACAGCCTCAGTCCCCGAGACTGCCTCAAGACCTGCCTGTTCCAGAAGTGGCAGCGGATGGTGGCTCCACCAG ccgAGCCAGCCAGACAAGCGCCCAATAAGCGACGAAAACGCAAGATGTCAGGTGGTAGCACCATGAGCACGGGCGGcggcaacaacaataacaacaacagcaagaaAAAAAGCCCCGCCAGCAGCTTTGGTCTCTCCAGCCAGGTACCT GATGTGATGGTGGTGGGCGAGCCCACGCTGATGGGCGGGGAGTTCGGGGACGAGGACGAGCGTCTGATCACGCGGCTGGAGAACACGCAGTTTGATGCGGCCAATGGCATCGACGACGAGGACAGTTTCAACAACTCCCCCGCCCTGGGCGCCAACAGCCCCTGGAACAGCAAAGCTCCTTCCAGCCAGGAGAGCAAGAGCGACAACCCCACCTCCCAGTCCTCCCAGTAG
- the ldb1a gene encoding LIM domain-binding protein 1-A isoform X5 produces the protein MLDRDVGRHTPYGNQTDYRIFELNKRLQNWTEDCDNLWWDAFTTEFFEDDAMLTITFCLEDGPKRYTIGRTLIPRYFRSIFEGGATELFYVLKHPKESFHNNFVSLDCDQCTMVTQNGKPMFTQVYVEGRLYLEFMFDDMMRIKTWHFSIRQHREVVPRSILAMHAQDPQMLEQLSKNITRCGLSNSTLNYLRLCVILEPMQELMSRHKTYSLSPRDCLKTCLFQKWQRMVAPPAEPARQAPNKRRKRKMSGGSTMSTGGGNNNNNNSKKKSPASSFGLSSQVPDVMVVGEPTLMGGEFGDEDERLITRLENTQFDAANGIDDEDSFNNSPALGANSPWNSKAPSSQESKSDNPTSQSSQ, from the exons ATGCTGGACCGAGACGTGGG GAGACACACACCGTATGGGAACCAGACAGACTACAGAATATTTGAGCTTAACAAGCGACTACAGAACTGGACGGAG GACTGTGACAACCTATGGTGGGATGCCTTCACCACAGAGTTCTTTGAGGATGATGCCATGCTCACCATTACGTTCTGTCTGGAAGATGGGCCCAAACGATATA CTATTGGTCGGACATTGATTCCCAGATACTTCCGGAGTATCTTTGAAGGGGGAGCCACAGAGCTCTTTTATGTCCTGAAGCATCCCAAGGAGTCCTTTCACAACAACTTCGTGTCTCTGGATTGCGATCAGTGCACCATGGTGACACAAAATGGAAAGCCCATGTTTACGCAG GTTTATGTGGAGGGCCGCCTGTACCTGGAGTTCATGTTTGACGACATGATGAGGATCAAGACGTGGCACTTCAGCATACGGCAGCATCGTGAGGTGGTACCCCGCAGCATCCTGGCCATGCAT GCTCAGGATCCTCAGATGCTGGAGCAGCTGTCAAAAAACATCACACGATGCGGTCTCTCCAACTCCACATTAAACTACCTCCGA CTCTGTGTGATCCTGGAGCCCATGCAAGAGCTCATGTCCAGGCATAAGACTTACAGCCTCAGTCCCCGAGACTGCCTCAAGACCTGCCTGTTCCAGAAGTGGCAGCGGATGGTGGCTCCACCAG ccgAGCCAGCCAGACAAGCGCCCAATAAGCGACGAAAACGCAAGATGTCAGGTGGTAGCACCATGAGCACGGGCGGcggcaacaacaataacaacaacagcaagaaAAAAAGCCCCGCCAGCAGCTTTGGTCTCTCCAGCCAGGTACCT GATGTGATGGTGGTGGGCGAGCCCACGCTGATGGGCGGGGAGTTCGGGGACGAGGACGAGCGTCTGATCACGCGGCTGGAGAACACGCAGTTTGATGCGGCCAATGGCATCGACGACGAGGACAGTTTCAACAACTCCCCCGCCCTGGGCGCCAACAGCCCCTGGAACAGCAAAGCTCCTTCCAGCCAGGAGAGCAAGAGCGACAACCCCACCTCCCAGTCCTCCCAGTAG